Proteins encoded within one genomic window of Bombus vancouverensis nearcticus chromosome 4, iyBomVanc1_principal, whole genome shotgun sequence:
- the unc-104 gene encoding kinesin family member unc-104 isoform X7, with product MSSVKVAVRVRPFNNREISREAQCIIEMSGNTTSILNPKAPPGSKDALKSFNYDYSYFSMDPNDANYSSQLMVYKDIGEEMLEHAFEGYNVCIFAYGQTGAGKSYTMMGKQEEGQEGIIPQICKDLFRKISRNSNECLKYSVEVSYMEIYCERVRDLLNPKNKGNLRVREHPLLGPYVEDLSKLAVMSYQDIHDLIDEGNKARTVAATNMNETSSRSHAVFTIFFTQQKQDSATGLVTEKVSKISLVDLAGSERADSTGAKGTRLKEGANINKSLTTLGKVISALAEIATKKKKKADFIPYRDSVLTWLLRENLGGNSKTAMIAAVSPADINYDETLSTLRYADRAKQIVCKAVVNEDANAKLIRELKEEIQKLRELLKQEGIDVQEGPDGKVTYEKKESRDEIVRATKREDDVKESRPRIPSHTTSTIAEEAVDQLQASEKLIAELNETWEEKLKRTEIIRLQREAVFAEMGVAVKEDGVTVGVFSPKKTPHLVNLNEDPLMSECLIYYIKDGFTRIGSAEANIPQDIQLCGPHILSEHCVFENHEGIITLIPKKGALIYVNGREVTEPIVLKTGSRVILGKNHVFRFNHPDQVRERREKGSPAETPGNGETVDWNFAQIELLEKQGIDLKAEMEKRLLALEEQFRKEKEEADQLFEEQRKNYEARIDALQRQVEEQSMTMSMYSSYTPEDFNNIEEDIFVNPLFDAESNWTEREFQLAAWAFRKWKYHQFTSLRDDLWGNAIFLKEANAISVELKKKVQFQFTLLTDTLYSPLPSDLLPVIDDEEEEERPFPRTIVAVEVQDTKNGATHYWTLDKLRQRLELMREMYHNEAELSPTSPDFNIESITGGDPFYDRFPWFRMVGRSFVYLSNLMYPVPLIHKVAIVNEKGDVKGYLRVAVQAVVEEENSEYSSGVRQSARISFEDDLFGNQKQNKRNTLLTQTLEKNRQILLHEERVVEGHNEQKEVKDEDDIGDADSGRGDSSVSSDMKEEDLPDHLQLGSEFTFRVTVLQAMGISTEYADIFCQFNFLHRHDEAFSTEPVKNTGKGCPPGFYHVQNITVTVTKSFLEYLKTQPIVFEVFGHYQQHPLHKDAKLEYVRQPPKRMLPPSIPISQPVRSPKFGSVLPSPSTSHVHAKYDVLVWFEICELAPNGEYVPSVVDHSDDLPCRGLFLLHQGIQRRIRITIVHEPASELRWKDVRELVVGRIRNTPEPEEEDNDSSVLSLGLFPGEYLEVPGDDRCMFRFEAAWDSSLHNSALLNRVTAYGEQIFMTISAYLELENCGRPAIITKDLSMIIYGRDARVGPRSLKHLFSGSYRNQEANRLSGVYELVLRRSSEAGVQRRQRRVLDTSSTYVRGEENLHGWRPRGDSLIFDHQWELEKLTRLEEVERVRHTLLLREKLGIDKVSFCNKISHDFTKSEKEVCNMMAKATNETHASPVKLKRSTSKDVYEPWEMTEREKELATKYIKLIQGRIPSKEPILLSDVSPGEDTMADMTASMISSVISSSSQELSSPERARLQELQESILASESANQPCTIAPAPLGSSSPSKENLVLYVPEVEEIRISPVIARKGYLNVLEHKTNGWKKRWVAVRRPYVLIFREEKDPVERALINLATAQVEYSEDQLAMVKVPNTFSVVTKHRGYLLQTLGDKEVYDWLYAINPLLAGQIRSKLARKGPATNLNNASPVGLVPPIDQQSNQNK from the exons ATGTCGTCGGTAAAGGTGGCGGTGAGGGTACGGCCCTTCAACAATCGAGAGATCTCCCGTGAGGCACAATGTATCATCGAAATGTCCGGCAATACTACTT CGATATTGAATCCCAAAGCACCACCGGGCAGCAAAGATGCGCTCAAGAGCTTCAATTACGATTATTCCTATTTTTCCATGGAC CCAAACGACGCAAATTATTCTTCACAACTAATGGTCTACAAGGATATCGGCGAAGAGATGTTGGAGCATGCTTTCGAAG GTTACAACGTCTGTATATTCGCTTATGGACAGACCGGTGCTGGCAAATCGTACACCATGATGGGTAAACAAGAAGAAGGTCAAGAGGGAATAATACCTCAAATTTGCAAGGACCTCTTTAGAAAAATCAGTCGCAATTCAAATGAGTGCCTGAAGTATTCTGTTGAAGTGAGTTATATGGAAATATACTGCGAAAGGGTGCGGGATCTCTTAAATCCCAAGAACAAAGGAAACCTTCGTGTACGGGAGCATCCTCTGCTTGGACCGTACGTTGAGGACCTGTCCAAATTGGCGGTGATGTCGTATCAAGATATTCATGATCTTATCGATGAAGGGAACAAGGCAAG gaCGGTAGCAGCCACAAATATGAACGAAACGTCTAGCAGATCTCATGCCGTATTTACGATATTCTTCACGCAACAAAAGCAGGATTCTGCAACAGGATTAGTGACAGAAAAAGTCAGCAAAATCTCCCTGGTCGATTTGGCGGGTTCTGAAAGGGCTGATTCTACTGGTGCAAAGGGTACGAGGTTGAAAGAAGGTGCCAATATTAACAAAAGCTTGACGACCCTTGGAAAGGTTATCAGTGCCCTTGCTGAAATT GCgactaaaaagaagaaaaaggctGATTTCATCCCCTATAGAGATTCTGTTCTAACGTGGCTTTTGAGAGAAAATCTAGGAGGTAATTCTAAAACAGCAATGATTGCGGCAGTGAGTCCAGCGGACATCAATTACGATGAAACCCTCTCCACCTTACG ATATGCAGACAGAGCGAAACAAATAGTTTGCAAAGCCGTCGTCAACGAAGACGCGAACGCGAAGCTTATCAGAGAACTCAAAGAAGAGATTCAAAAATTGCGGGAATTGCTGAAACAAGAGGGTATTGATGTTCAAGAAG GGCCAGATGGTAAAGTCACATATGAAAAGAAAGAATCTA GGGATGAAATCGTCCGAGCAACCAAACGCGAGGACGACGTGAAGGAAAGTCGACCCAGAATCCCATCTCACACCACATCGACTATCGCTGAAGAAGCAGTGGATCAATTGCAAGCTTCAGAAAAACTTATAGCcg AATTGAATGAAACATGGGAAGAGAAGCTGAAACGAACCGAGATAATTCGTTTACAACGCGAGGCGGTGTTCGCCGAAATGGGGGTTGCTGTGAAAGAGGATGGAGTCACGGTTGGTGTATTCTCTCCAAAAAAGACTCCTCACTTGGTGAATCTGAATGAGGATCCGCTCATGTCCGAGTGTTTGATTTACTACATCAAGGATGGCTTCACACGTATCGGTAGCGCCGAAGCTAACATACCGCAAGATATACAGTTATGTGGTCCTCACATACTGAGCGAGCACTGCGTCTTCGAGAATCACGAGGGTATTATTACCCTGATTCCGAAGAAAGGAGCTTTAATTTACGTCAATGGACGTGAGGTCACTGAACCGATCGTTCTGAAGACCGGATCTCGCGTCATCTTAGGAAAGAATCATGTGTTCAGATTCAATCATCCTGATCAGG TCCGTGAACGAAGAGAGAAGGGATCTCCAGCAGAAACTCCTGGAAATGGAGAAACAGTCGACTGGAACTTTGCACAGATTGAATTACTGGAAAAACAAGGAATTGATCTAAAAGCTGAGATGGAGAAGAGATTATTAGCTTTGGAAGAACAATTCCgtaaagagaaggaagaggcgGACCAATTGTTCGAAGAGCAAAGAAAG AACTACGAGGCCCGAATAGACGCACTGCAACGACAGGTTGAGGAACAAAGCATGACGATGTCAATGTACAGCAGTTATACCCCCGAAGACTTTAACAATATCGAGGAAGATATTTTCG TCAACCCCTTGTTTGACGCAGAGAGCAACTGGACCGAGAGAGAGTTCCAACTGGCCGCTTGGGCCTTCCGCAAGTGGAAATATCATCAATTCACAAGTCTTCGGGATGATCTATGGGGCAACGCTATATTCCTCAAAGAAGCTAACGCTATTTCTGTCGAACTCAAAAAGAAG GTACAATTCCAGTTTACTTTGCTCACGGATACGCTTTACTCGCCGCTTCCTTCGGATCTCTTACCTGTCATtgacgacgaggaagaagaagaaaggccATTCCCGCGTACTATAGTTGCTGTAGAAGTTCAAGACACGAAGAATGGCGCGACACATTACTGGACACTCGATAAACTTAG ACAAAGACTTGAACTGATGCGAGAAATGTATCACAACGAGGCAGAATTGTCGCCGACATCCCCGGATTTTAATATCGAGTCCATCACTGGAGGTGATCCATTCTACGACCGTTTTCCCTGGTTCCGAATGGTTGGCAG GTCTTTCGTATATCTAAGCAATCTTATGTATCCCGTACCATTGATCCACAAAGTAGCGATAGTAAACGAAAAGGGAGACGTAAAAGGCTACTTGCGTGTAGCTGTGCAAGCTGTTGTTG AAGAGGAAAACAGTGAATACTCAAGTGGCGTCAGACAGTCAGCTAGAATTTCTTTCGAGGACGACTTGTTTGGAAATCAAAAGCAGAACAAACGCAACACTCTGTTAACCCAGACTCTTGAGAAGAACCGTCAAATTCTGTTACACGAGGAACGCGTCGTGGAGGGCCACAACGAGCAAAAGGAGGTGAAAGACGAAGACGATATCGGCGATGCAGACAGTGGCAGAGGGGATAGCTCAGTTTCCAGCGACATGAAGGAAGAGGATCTACCGGATCATTTGCAACTTGGCTCTGAATTCACATTCAGGGTTACCGTGTTACAGGCCATGGGCATTTCCACCGAATATGCTGACATTTTTTGCCAATTCAA TTTCTTGCACCGACACGATGAAGCATTTTCAACTGAGCCAGTAAAAAATACAGGAAAAGGATGTCCTCCTGGATTTTATCACGTACAAAAT ATCACGGTGACGGTAACAAAATCATTCTTGGAATATCTAAAAACTCAGCCAATCGTTTTCGAAGTTTTTGGACACTATCAGCAACATCCTCTGCATAAAGATGCAAAACTGGAATA CGTAAGACAACCACCGAAGAGAATGCTTCCGCCATCTATACCTATCAGTCAACCCGTACGTTCACCGAAATTCGGCAGTGTTTTACCATCTCCGAGCACGTCACACGTGCACGCGAAATACGATGTATTAGTTTGGTTTGAGATTTGCGAGTTAGCGCCGAACGGTGAATACGTACCATCCGTGGTCGACCATAGCGACGATCTACCGTGTCGTGGATTGTTTTTGCTCCATCAGGGAATCCAGCGTCGGATTCGAATTACCATTGTACACGAACCAGCGTCTGAGCTGCGATGGAAAGATGTGAGAGAGTTGGTCGTCGGACGTATTAGAAACACGCCAGAACCAGAGGAAGAGGACAATGATTCGTCGGTGCTTTCGTTAGGGCTTTTCCCTGGCGAATATCTAGAAGTACCTGGTGATGATAGATGCATGTTCAGATTCGAGGCAGCGTGGGATAGTTCTCTTCATAATTCGGCCTTGCTCAATAGAGTTACAGCTTACGGAGAACAAATCTTCATGACAATTTCTGCTTACCTTGAG TTGGAGAATTGTGGAAGACCAGCGATCATCACGAAAGACTTGAGTATGATCATTTATGGCAGAGACGCCAGAGTAGGGCCACGTTCTCTGAAGCACCTATTCAGCGGAAGCTACCGCAATCAAGAAGCAAACAGACTCAGTGGTGTTTACGAGCTGGTCTTGCGTCGTTCTTCGGAAGCAG GCGTTCAGAGGAGACAACGGCGTGTATTGGACACCAGCTCTACGTATGTTAGAGGAGAGGAAAATCTTCATGGATGGAGACCACGGGGAGATAGCTTAATATTCGATCACCAATGGGAGTTAGAAAAATTGACAAGATTGGAAGAGGTGGAAAGAGTAAGACACACGCTATTATTACGAGAAAAGCTCGGTATCGACAAAGTGTCATTCTGCAATAAAATATCTCATGATTTCACAAAGAGTGAGAAG GAGGTCTGCAACATGATGGCGAAAGCGACGAATGAAACGCATGCCAGCCCGGTGAAATTGAAGCGTTCAACTAGTAAAGACGTTTACGAGCCTTGGGAGATGaccgaaagagaaaaagaactaGCCACAAAGTATATCAAACTTATTCAAGGTCGCATTCCAAGCAAAGAACCCATTCTATTGTCCGACGTTTCACCCGGAGAAGACACTATGGCCGATATGACGGCATCTATGATATCTTCGGTGATATCATCCTCGTCCCAAGA GTTAAGTTCACCGGAGAGAGCTAGACTGCAGGAACTGCAGGAGAGTATATTAGCCAGTGAATCCGCTAATCAACCGTGTACAATCGCACCGGCTCCATTGGGTTCATCTTCCCCATCGAAGGAGAATTTGGTACTCTACGTGCCGGAAGTCGAAGAAATTCGCATCAGTCCGGTTATTGCCAGAAAAGGATACCTAAATGTTCTCGAACACAAGACTAATGGTTGGAAGAAACGTTGGGTG GCTGTACGACGACCATACGTTTTAATCTTTCGGGAAGAAAAGGACCCAGTGGAGAGAGCTCTCATTAATTTAGCTACTGCTCAAGTTGAATATTCTGAAGATCAATTGGCTATGGTGAAAGTACCAAATACTTTCAG CGTCGTTACAAAACATCGaggatatttattgcaaacttTAGGAGATAAGGAGGTTTATGACTGGCTGTACGCTATTAATCCTCTTCTTGCTGGTCAAATCAG GTCAAAACTAGCACGCAAGGGGCCAGCTACAAATCTGAATAACGCTTCGCCTGTTGGTCTAGTCCCGCCCATAGATCAACAGTCGAACCAAAATAAGTGA
- the unc-104 gene encoding kinesin family member unc-104 isoform X8, whose protein sequence is MSSVKVAVRVRPFNNREISREAQCIIEMSGNTTSILNPKAPPGSKDALKSFNYDYSYFSMDPNDANYSSQLMVYKDIGEEMLEHAFEGYNVCIFAYGQTGAGKSYTMMGKQEEGQEGIIPQICKDLFRKISRNSNECLKYSVEVSYMEIYCERVRDLLNPKNKGNLRVREHPLLGPYVEDLSKLAVMSYQDIHDLIDEGNKARTVAATNMNETSSRSHAVFTIFFTQQKQDSATGLVTEKVSKISLVDLAGSERADSTGAKGTRLKEGANINKSLTTLGKVISALAEIATKKKKKADFIPYRDSVLTWLLRENLGGNSKTAMIAAVSPADINYDETLSTLRYADRAKQIVCKAVVNEDANAKLIRELKEEIQKLRELLKQEGIDVQEGDEIVRATKREDDVKESRPRIPSHTTSTIAEEAVDQLQASEKLIAELNETWEEKLKRTEIIRLQREAVFAEMGVAVKEDGVTVGVFSPKKTPHLVNLNEDPLMSECLIYYIKDGFTRIGSAEANIPQDIQLCGPHILSEHCVFENHEGIITLIPKKGALIYVNGREVTEPIVLKTGSRVILGKNHVFRFNHPDQVRERREKGSPAETPGNGETVDWNFAQIELLEKQGIDLKAEMEKRLLALEEQFRKEKEEADQLFEEQRKNYEARIDALQRQVEEQSMTMSMYSSYTPEDFNNIEEDIFVNPLFDAESNWTEREFQLAAWAFRKWKYHQFTSLRDDLWGNAIFLKEANAISVELKKKVQFQFTLLTDTLYSPLPSDLLPVIDDEEEEERPFPRTIVAVEVQDTKNGATHYWTLDKLRQRLELMREMYHNEAELSPTSPDFNIESITGGDPFYDRFPWFRMVGRSFVYLSNLMYPVPLIHKVAIVNEKGDVKGYLRVAVQAVVEEENSEYSSGVRQSARISFEDDLFGNQKQNKRNTLLTQTLEKNRQILLHEERVVEGHNEQKEVKDEDDIGDADSGRGDSSVSSDMKEEDLPDHLQLGSEFTFRVTVLQAMGISTEYADIFCQFNFLHRHDEAFSTEPVKNTGKGCPPGFYHVQNITVTVTKSFLEYLKTQPIVFEVFGHYQQHPLHKDAKLEYVRQPPKRMLPPSIPISQPVRSPKFGSVLPSPSTSHVHAKYDVLVWFEICELAPNGEYVPSVVDHSDDLPCRGLFLLHQGIQRRIRITIVHEPASELRWKDVRELVVGRIRNTPEPEEEDNDSSVLSLGLFPGEYLEVPGDDRCMFRFEAAWDSSLHNSALLNRVTAYGEQIFMTISAYLELENCGRPAIITKDLSMIIYGRDARVGPRSLKHLFSGSYRNQEANRLSGVYELVLRRSSEAGSPGVQRRQRRVLDTSSTYVRGEENLHGWRPRGDSLIFDHQWELEKLTRLEEVERVRHTLLLREKLGIDKVSFCNKISHDFTKSEKEVCNMMAKATNETHASPVKLKRSTSKDVYEPWEMTEREKELATKYIKLIQGRIPSKEPILLSDVSPGEDTMADMTASMISSVISSSSQELSSPERARLQELQESILASESANQPCTIAPAPLGSSSPSKENLVLYVPEVEEIRISPVIARKGYLNVLEHKTNGWKKRWVAVRRPYVLIFREEKDPVERALINLATAQVEYSEDQLAMVKVPNTFSVVTKHRGYLLQTLGDKEVYDWLYAINPLLAGQIRSKLARKGPATNLNNASPVGLVPPIDQQSNQNK, encoded by the exons ATGTCGTCGGTAAAGGTGGCGGTGAGGGTACGGCCCTTCAACAATCGAGAGATCTCCCGTGAGGCACAATGTATCATCGAAATGTCCGGCAATACTACTT CGATATTGAATCCCAAAGCACCACCGGGCAGCAAAGATGCGCTCAAGAGCTTCAATTACGATTATTCCTATTTTTCCATGGAC CCAAACGACGCAAATTATTCTTCACAACTAATGGTCTACAAGGATATCGGCGAAGAGATGTTGGAGCATGCTTTCGAAG GTTACAACGTCTGTATATTCGCTTATGGACAGACCGGTGCTGGCAAATCGTACACCATGATGGGTAAACAAGAAGAAGGTCAAGAGGGAATAATACCTCAAATTTGCAAGGACCTCTTTAGAAAAATCAGTCGCAATTCAAATGAGTGCCTGAAGTATTCTGTTGAAGTGAGTTATATGGAAATATACTGCGAAAGGGTGCGGGATCTCTTAAATCCCAAGAACAAAGGAAACCTTCGTGTACGGGAGCATCCTCTGCTTGGACCGTACGTTGAGGACCTGTCCAAATTGGCGGTGATGTCGTATCAAGATATTCATGATCTTATCGATGAAGGGAACAAGGCAAG gaCGGTAGCAGCCACAAATATGAACGAAACGTCTAGCAGATCTCATGCCGTATTTACGATATTCTTCACGCAACAAAAGCAGGATTCTGCAACAGGATTAGTGACAGAAAAAGTCAGCAAAATCTCCCTGGTCGATTTGGCGGGTTCTGAAAGGGCTGATTCTACTGGTGCAAAGGGTACGAGGTTGAAAGAAGGTGCCAATATTAACAAAAGCTTGACGACCCTTGGAAAGGTTATCAGTGCCCTTGCTGAAATT GCgactaaaaagaagaaaaaggctGATTTCATCCCCTATAGAGATTCTGTTCTAACGTGGCTTTTGAGAGAAAATCTAGGAGGTAATTCTAAAACAGCAATGATTGCGGCAGTGAGTCCAGCGGACATCAATTACGATGAAACCCTCTCCACCTTACG ATATGCAGACAGAGCGAAACAAATAGTTTGCAAAGCCGTCGTCAACGAAGACGCGAACGCGAAGCTTATCAGAGAACTCAAAGAAGAGATTCAAAAATTGCGGGAATTGCTGAAACAAGAGGGTATTGATGTTCAAGAAG GGGATGAAATCGTCCGAGCAACCAAACGCGAGGACGACGTGAAGGAAAGTCGACCCAGAATCCCATCTCACACCACATCGACTATCGCTGAAGAAGCAGTGGATCAATTGCAAGCTTCAGAAAAACTTATAGCcg AATTGAATGAAACATGGGAAGAGAAGCTGAAACGAACCGAGATAATTCGTTTACAACGCGAGGCGGTGTTCGCCGAAATGGGGGTTGCTGTGAAAGAGGATGGAGTCACGGTTGGTGTATTCTCTCCAAAAAAGACTCCTCACTTGGTGAATCTGAATGAGGATCCGCTCATGTCCGAGTGTTTGATTTACTACATCAAGGATGGCTTCACACGTATCGGTAGCGCCGAAGCTAACATACCGCAAGATATACAGTTATGTGGTCCTCACATACTGAGCGAGCACTGCGTCTTCGAGAATCACGAGGGTATTATTACCCTGATTCCGAAGAAAGGAGCTTTAATTTACGTCAATGGACGTGAGGTCACTGAACCGATCGTTCTGAAGACCGGATCTCGCGTCATCTTAGGAAAGAATCATGTGTTCAGATTCAATCATCCTGATCAGG TCCGTGAACGAAGAGAGAAGGGATCTCCAGCAGAAACTCCTGGAAATGGAGAAACAGTCGACTGGAACTTTGCACAGATTGAATTACTGGAAAAACAAGGAATTGATCTAAAAGCTGAGATGGAGAAGAGATTATTAGCTTTGGAAGAACAATTCCgtaaagagaaggaagaggcgGACCAATTGTTCGAAGAGCAAAGAAAG AACTACGAGGCCCGAATAGACGCACTGCAACGACAGGTTGAGGAACAAAGCATGACGATGTCAATGTACAGCAGTTATACCCCCGAAGACTTTAACAATATCGAGGAAGATATTTTCG TCAACCCCTTGTTTGACGCAGAGAGCAACTGGACCGAGAGAGAGTTCCAACTGGCCGCTTGGGCCTTCCGCAAGTGGAAATATCATCAATTCACAAGTCTTCGGGATGATCTATGGGGCAACGCTATATTCCTCAAAGAAGCTAACGCTATTTCTGTCGAACTCAAAAAGAAG GTACAATTCCAGTTTACTTTGCTCACGGATACGCTTTACTCGCCGCTTCCTTCGGATCTCTTACCTGTCATtgacgacgaggaagaagaagaaaggccATTCCCGCGTACTATAGTTGCTGTAGAAGTTCAAGACACGAAGAATGGCGCGACACATTACTGGACACTCGATAAACTTAG ACAAAGACTTGAACTGATGCGAGAAATGTATCACAACGAGGCAGAATTGTCGCCGACATCCCCGGATTTTAATATCGAGTCCATCACTGGAGGTGATCCATTCTACGACCGTTTTCCCTGGTTCCGAATGGTTGGCAG GTCTTTCGTATATCTAAGCAATCTTATGTATCCCGTACCATTGATCCACAAAGTAGCGATAGTAAACGAAAAGGGAGACGTAAAAGGCTACTTGCGTGTAGCTGTGCAAGCTGTTGTTG AAGAGGAAAACAGTGAATACTCAAGTGGCGTCAGACAGTCAGCTAGAATTTCTTTCGAGGACGACTTGTTTGGAAATCAAAAGCAGAACAAACGCAACACTCTGTTAACCCAGACTCTTGAGAAGAACCGTCAAATTCTGTTACACGAGGAACGCGTCGTGGAGGGCCACAACGAGCAAAAGGAGGTGAAAGACGAAGACGATATCGGCGATGCAGACAGTGGCAGAGGGGATAGCTCAGTTTCCAGCGACATGAAGGAAGAGGATCTACCGGATCATTTGCAACTTGGCTCTGAATTCACATTCAGGGTTACCGTGTTACAGGCCATGGGCATTTCCACCGAATATGCTGACATTTTTTGCCAATTCAA TTTCTTGCACCGACACGATGAAGCATTTTCAACTGAGCCAGTAAAAAATACAGGAAAAGGATGTCCTCCTGGATTTTATCACGTACAAAAT ATCACGGTGACGGTAACAAAATCATTCTTGGAATATCTAAAAACTCAGCCAATCGTTTTCGAAGTTTTTGGACACTATCAGCAACATCCTCTGCATAAAGATGCAAAACTGGAATA CGTAAGACAACCACCGAAGAGAATGCTTCCGCCATCTATACCTATCAGTCAACCCGTACGTTCACCGAAATTCGGCAGTGTTTTACCATCTCCGAGCACGTCACACGTGCACGCGAAATACGATGTATTAGTTTGGTTTGAGATTTGCGAGTTAGCGCCGAACGGTGAATACGTACCATCCGTGGTCGACCATAGCGACGATCTACCGTGTCGTGGATTGTTTTTGCTCCATCAGGGAATCCAGCGTCGGATTCGAATTACCATTGTACACGAACCAGCGTCTGAGCTGCGATGGAAAGATGTGAGAGAGTTGGTCGTCGGACGTATTAGAAACACGCCAGAACCAGAGGAAGAGGACAATGATTCGTCGGTGCTTTCGTTAGGGCTTTTCCCTGGCGAATATCTAGAAGTACCTGGTGATGATAGATGCATGTTCAGATTCGAGGCAGCGTGGGATAGTTCTCTTCATAATTCGGCCTTGCTCAATAGAGTTACAGCTTACGGAGAACAAATCTTCATGACAATTTCTGCTTACCTTGAG TTGGAGAATTGTGGAAGACCAGCGATCATCACGAAAGACTTGAGTATGATCATTTATGGCAGAGACGCCAGAGTAGGGCCACGTTCTCTGAAGCACCTATTCAGCGGAAGCTACCGCAATCAAGAAGCAAACAGACTCAGTGGTGTTTACGAGCTGGTCTTGCGTCGTTCTTCGGAAGCAGGTAGCCCAG GCGTTCAGAGGAGACAACGGCGTGTATTGGACACCAGCTCTACGTATGTTAGAGGAGAGGAAAATCTTCATGGATGGAGACCACGGGGAGATAGCTTAATATTCGATCACCAATGGGAGTTAGAAAAATTGACAAGATTGGAAGAGGTGGAAAGAGTAAGACACACGCTATTATTACGAGAAAAGCTCGGTATCGACAAAGTGTCATTCTGCAATAAAATATCTCATGATTTCACAAAGAGTGAGAAG GAGGTCTGCAACATGATGGCGAAAGCGACGAATGAAACGCATGCCAGCCCGGTGAAATTGAAGCGTTCAACTAGTAAAGACGTTTACGAGCCTTGGGAGATGaccgaaagagaaaaagaactaGCCACAAAGTATATCAAACTTATTCAAGGTCGCATTCCAAGCAAAGAACCCATTCTATTGTCCGACGTTTCACCCGGAGAAGACACTATGGCCGATATGACGGCATCTATGATATCTTCGGTGATATCATCCTCGTCCCAAGA GTTAAGTTCACCGGAGAGAGCTAGACTGCAGGAACTGCAGGAGAGTATATTAGCCAGTGAATCCGCTAATCAACCGTGTACAATCGCACCGGCTCCATTGGGTTCATCTTCCCCATCGAAGGAGAATTTGGTACTCTACGTGCCGGAAGTCGAAGAAATTCGCATCAGTCCGGTTATTGCCAGAAAAGGATACCTAAATGTTCTCGAACACAAGACTAATGGTTGGAAGAAACGTTGGGTG GCTGTACGACGACCATACGTTTTAATCTTTCGGGAAGAAAAGGACCCAGTGGAGAGAGCTCTCATTAATTTAGCTACTGCTCAAGTTGAATATTCTGAAGATCAATTGGCTATGGTGAAAGTACCAAATACTTTCAG CGTCGTTACAAAACATCGaggatatttattgcaaacttTAGGAGATAAGGAGGTTTATGACTGGCTGTACGCTATTAATCCTCTTCTTGCTGGTCAAATCAG GTCAAAACTAGCACGCAAGGGGCCAGCTACAAATCTGAATAACGCTTCGCCTGTTGGTCTAGTCCCGCCCATAGATCAACAGTCGAACCAAAATAAGTGA